In Necator americanus strain Aroian chromosome IV, whole genome shotgun sequence, the following proteins share a genomic window:
- a CDS encoding hypothetical protein (NECATOR_CHRIV.G13334.T1) codes for MDSQDSKVNQNTDETVKENGHSNKGNEDKKIFVGGIAYDVVNEDLTNHFQQFGEVAQAQVKFDRVTGRSRGFAFVEFATGEGCKAALAAREQTIKNKQVEVKPAKSRENKKVFVGGLPSDYNEGELRTHFEQFGKVEDIEWPFDKQTKMRRNFAFIVFEEEEAADKASAQAKQTFGNRECDVKKAVPQGKRFAAMGGRGNGMRPYGGRGGVNGGAAWYGAWGQMGMPYGAGAAWGDWYGAANSFYGQQNGTAAYGNAYGAGGAGYDSYQQGGARQNGNANGQRYQQAAQQQQY; via the exons ATGGATTCCCAAGATAGCAAAGTTAATCAAAACACCGACGAGACTGTCAAGGAGAACGGCCACTCCAACAAAGGAAATGAGGACAA gaaaattttcgttgGGGGTATTGCATACGATGTGGTCAATGAAGATCTGACTAATCATTTCCAACAGTTTGGTGAGGTCGCCCAGGCCCAAGTGAAGTTTGATCGAGTCACTGGTCGCTCGAGAGGCTTCGCTTTTGTCGAATTTGCAACTGGAGAAGGCTGCAAGGCTGCACTTGCTGCGCGTGAACAAACCATAAAAAATAAGCAG GTGGAAGTGAAGCCTGCCAAGTCccgagaaaataagaaagtgtTCGTTGGTGGATTACCTTCCGATTACAACGAAGGAGAACTCCGGACCCATTTTGAGCAATTCGGAAAGGTCGAAGACATCGAATGGCCTTTCGATAAGCAAACAAAGATGCGTCGCAACTTTGCCTTTATCGTgttcgaagaagaagaggcTGCAGATAAGGCATCTGCTCAGGCGAAGCAAACATTCGGCAATCGCGAATGTGACGTTAAGAAAGCAGTGCCTCAAGGAAAGCGGTTTGCCGCTATGGGAGGTCGTGGGAACGGCATGAGACCATATGGCGGCCGAGGGGGTGTCAACGGCGGAGCTGCTTGGTACGGAGCATGGGGACAGATGGGGATGCCATACGGAGCAGGTGCTGCATGGGGAGATTGGTACGGAGCAGCCAACTCCTTCTATGGGCAGCAGAATGGAACTGCTGCGTACGGAAACGCTTACGGAGCTGGAG GGGCTGGATATGATTCCTATCAACAGGGTGGTGCTCGTCAAAATGGCAACGCAAACGGACAACGCTACCAGCAGGCTGCTCAGCAGCAGCAGTATTGA
- a CDS encoding hypothetical protein (NECATOR_CHRIV.G13335.T1), whose product MAFNISTLLASGSEQSQAVHSIEMNTEEGSSTDEKEIVDVLTHHAGEHEWMQPGRTDVETASYGNALSQWNNLASSQLAMYAIAHDIKTPSLVELQMLLGMGARKHDYKRSRKAIGERKPRQAYTARQLEKLECEFQTDKYLSVQKRIQLSRSLNLTETQIKTWFQNRRTKWKKQLTTSIRELYRDRVVPSLALLQPVPPLDPNLVAPSVSVSYNDFPAHCIAETQSNPEHQPVPSQI is encoded by the exons ATGGCTTTCAACATCTCCACATTGCTCGCCTCCGGTTCTGAACAGTCTCAAGCGGTTCACTCCATTGAGATGAACACCGAAGAGGGCTCATCGACGGATGAGAAGGAAATTGTGGATGTTCTTACGCATCATGCTGGTGAACACGAATGGATGCAGCCCGGTAGGACCGACGTCGAGACAG CGTCCTACGGAAATGCGTTATCGCAATGGAACAACTTAGCGTCCAGCCAACTTGCTATGTATGCGATCGCTCACGACATCAAAACTCCATCCCTTGTCGAATTACAAATGCTGCTGGGTATGGGAG cTCGTAAACACGACTACAAACGGTCTAGGAAAGCGATAGGAGAACGCAAGCCACGGCAAGCTTACACCGCTAGACAACTTGAAAAGCTGGAATGTGAATTTCAG ACAGACAAGTACCTTAGCGTGCAGAAGAGAATACAACTTTCAAGAAGCTTAAATCTAACCGAAACACAGATCAAAACCTGGTTTCAGAATCGAAG aacaaaatggaaaaagcaaCTAACTACTTCGATTAGAGAGCTCTATAGGGATAGAGTGGTTCCGTCGCTGGCACTTCTGCAACCTGTTCCACCTCTTGATCCTAATCTGGTCGCACCTTCAGTATCAGTttcatacaatgactttcctGCACATTGTATAGCAGAAACGCAAAGTAATCCTGAACATCAGCCGGTTCCCTCACAGATCtga
- a CDS encoding hypothetical protein (NECATOR_CHRIV.G13336.T1), producing MRNRNFSRQHLCSCCPQDSIPSQPSKPSFLEKWLSIDTSTLLRHQSISLVISIGEVSIACDSLYRHFSLSFLGSSNSLKFSTLSGLRIHVLFSLFVL from the exons ATGAGAAACAGAAACTTTTCAAGGCAGCATTTGTGTTCCTGCTGCCCTCAGGATTCCATTCCTTCGCAGCCCTCAAAACCGTCCTTCCTTGAAAA GTGGCTCTCAATCGATACATCCACGCTGCTGAGGCATCAGTCTATCTCGTTGGTGATCTCCATCGGAGAAGTTTCTATCGCTTGTGACTCACTCTACCGTCATTTTAGCCTATCTTTCCTTGGTTCTTCTAACAGTCTAAAATTTTCGACACTTTCTGGCCTTCGTATTCatgtattattttctttatttgttctttga
- a CDS encoding hypothetical protein (NECATOR_CHRIV.G13337.T3) — protein MAFNISTLLASGSEQSQAVHSIEMNTEEGSSTDEKEIVDVLTHHAGEHEWMQPGRTDVETEWRWCFCLPPAPPPPPLFVVVDATAAFTEATPTFEDCIFKIEGGQASFHNLSHRLPIMQTAVAYLLALILFIQCFSSSLGWTIERNAQDEDEQPTDTRMNVLRQIGAYRLWKRAHNIEPRALSQFKNCYFSPIQCVLMERRRR, from the exons ATGGCTTTCAACATCTCCACATTGCTCGCCTCCGGTTCTGAACAGTCTCAAGCGGTTCACTCCATTGAGATGAACACCGAAGAGGGCTCATCGACGGATGAGAAGGAAATTGTGGATGTTCTTACGCATCATGCTGGTGAACACGAATGGATGCAGCCCGGTAGGACCGACGTCGAGACAG AATGGAGGTGGTGCTTCTGTTTACCGCCGGCGCCGCCACCGCCTCCGCTCTTTGTCGTCGTCGACGCCACCGCCGCATTCACTGAGGCCACGCCCACTTTTGAGGACTGCATATTTAAGATCGAAGGAGGCCAAGCCTCATTTCATAACCTATCGCATCGGCTTCCCATCATGCAGACTGCGGTAGCCTATCTACTTGCACTCATCTTGTTCATACA ATGTTTTAGTTCCTCTTTGGGATGGACAATTGAACGCAACGCTCAGGACGAAGATGAACAACCTACAGACACCAGAAT GAATGTCCTGCGACAGATTGGTGCTTATCGATTATGGAAGCGGGCACATAACATCGAGCCAAGAGCGTTGAGTCAATTCAAGAACTGCTACTTCAGTCCGATTCAGTGTGTGCTTATGGAACGTCGTCGACGATAG
- a CDS encoding hypothetical protein (NECATOR_CHRIV.G13337.T1), whose amino-acid sequence MAFNISTLLASGSEQSQAVHSIEMNTEEGSSTDEKEIVDVLTHHAGEHEWMQPGRTDVETDDFGLTCTILIFLGKEKKFSSSSWNLVLWIEGGQASFHNLSHRLPIMQTAVAYLLALILFIQCFSSSLGWTIERNAQDEDEQPTDTRMNVLRQIGAYRLWKRAHNIEPRALSQFKNCYFSPIQCVLMERRRR is encoded by the exons ATGGCTTTCAACATCTCCACATTGCTCGCCTCCGGTTCTGAACAGTCTCAAGCGGTTCACTCCATTGAGATGAACACCGAAGAGGGCTCATCGACGGATGAGAAGGAAATTGTGGATGTTCTTACGCATCATGCTGGTGAACACGAATGGATGCAGCCCGGTAGGACCGACGTCGAGACAG ACGATTTCGGTCTCACAtgcacaattctaatttttctcggaaaagaaaagaagttcagCAGTTCTTCATGGAATTTGGTATTGTGG ATCGAAGGAGGCCAAGCCTCATTTCATAACCTATCGCATCGGCTTCCCATCATGCAGACTGCGGTAGCCTATCTACTTGCACTCATCTTGTTCATACA ATGTTTTAGTTCCTCTTTGGGATGGACAATTGAACGCAACGCTCAGGACGAAGATGAACAACCTACAGACACCAGAAT GAATGTCCTGCGACAGATTGGTGCTTATCGATTATGGAAGCGGGCACATAACATCGAGCCAAGAGCGTTGAGTCAATTCAAGAACTGCTACTTCAGTCCGATTCAGTGTGTGCTTATGGAACGTCGTCGACGATAG
- a CDS encoding hypothetical protein (NECATOR_CHRIV.G13337.T2) yields MAFNISTLLASGSEQSQAVHSIEMNTEEGSSTDEKEIVDVLTHHAGEHEWMQPGRTDVETEWRWCFCLPPAPPPPPLFVVVDATAAFTEATPTFEDCIFKIEGGQASFHNLSHRLPIMQTAVAYLLALILFIHSSLGWTIERNAQDEDEQPTDTRMNVLRQIGAYRLWKRAHNIEPRALSQFKNCYFSPIQCVLMERRRR; encoded by the exons ATGGCTTTCAACATCTCCACATTGCTCGCCTCCGGTTCTGAACAGTCTCAAGCGGTTCACTCCATTGAGATGAACACCGAAGAGGGCTCATCGACGGATGAGAAGGAAATTGTGGATGTTCTTACGCATCATGCTGGTGAACACGAATGGATGCAGCCCGGTAGGACCGACGTCGAGACAG AATGGAGGTGGTGCTTCTGTTTACCGCCGGCGCCGCCACCGCCTCCGCTCTTTGTCGTCGTCGACGCCACCGCCGCATTCACTGAGGCCACGCCCACTTTTGAGGACTGCATATTTAAGATCGAAGGAGGCCAAGCCTCATTTCATAACCTATCGCATCGGCTTCCCATCATGCAGACTGCGGTAGCCTATCTACTTGCACTCATCTTGTTCATACA TTCCTCTTTGGGATGGACAATTGAACGCAACGCTCAGGACGAAGATGAACAACCTACAGACACCAGAAT GAATGTCCTGCGACAGATTGGTGCTTATCGATTATGGAAGCGGGCACATAACATCGAGCCAAGAGCGTTGAGTCAATTCAAGAACTGCTACTTCAGTCCGATTCAGTGTGTGCTTATGGAACGTCGTCGACGATAG